The Syngnathus typhle isolate RoL2023-S1 ecotype Sweden linkage group LG1, RoL_Styp_1.0, whole genome shotgun sequence genome includes a window with the following:
- the atp10b gene encoding phospholipid-transporting ATPase VB isoform X2: protein MARPTSKRERWCPDSASREKPNEEKVGAGIESLLLRGCTVRNSDHAVGFVVYAGHETKSMLNNNGPRYKRSKLERKLNVDVIFCVILLFAMCLVGALGHFFWRQALPGVPPYLVPSSNGQVDNPSLSSFYMFFSMIILLQVLIPISLYVSIELVKIGQIFFITQDIDLYDEETDSRIQCKALNITEDLGQIEYIFSDKTGTLTENKMVFRRCSIMGTEYPHKENAIRLAVIDEPKSEEEVIYTQQPQPPQNGWSLDAEASSPEGTHRHHESRQKNKFAGNAQSNVAFSSPLETEVIPDRKLLGQVSVAESTISSSSQKMDPYLDFFLALAICNTVVVSMATARRQRTHKYPSSFQPTNPLDNFSNLLTKASSLRNVFAPKRDRSFSDASFKEDDRFNPFPKEDRSEVFSSQGQTVESNSRNYEAESPDEAALVYAAKAYGFILLSRTPDSVTVRLPSGQVLVFEVLDTLTFDSNRKRMSVLVRHPITKECVLYTKGADYSIMELLGAPYAEHLNGNQKTVVADTQYHLDCYAKEGLRTLCFTKKVVSAQDYNVWSVSRQSAMAAIDGREQLIMDTAVELETNLTLLGATGIEDRLQESVPDTILALREAGIKVWVLTGDKLETAVNIGYACQLLEDEDLVINMSCKNKLVCTSILDSTLEEVRRYENDPRNVDTTPDISLVIDGHTLAMLLSKDLHDRFVELAKRCRSVLCCRVTPLQKSGVVKLIREKLKVMTLAVGDGANDVNMIQAADIGIGIAGQEGMQAVMASDFAISRFKHLKKLLLVHGHWCYTRLANMIIYFFYKNLANVNLLFWYQFFCGFTATAMLDYWLLIFFNLFFTSAPPIMFGIMDRDVSAEVLLGVPELYRTGQGAGEYRFCTFWVSMLDAFYQSLVCFFIPYLVYKDLDVDVFTFGMPLNAVSLITILLHLSIEIKSWTVVHWIIMLGSVAVSFILTLSFTSCITCNSYWTLQKQLADPIFYLICIITTVVALLPRYTFHVMRNSIAPSPIVQARHLDRLDASTKEVWIKEWRGYRGAGAVKRSKLSAPPSPNNPRTPTSPDYLENDITLTSFKI from the exons ATGGCGAGACCAACCTCAAAGAGAGAAAGGTGGTGCCCGGACTCTGCGTCACG GGAGAAACCAAATGAAGAAAAAGTCGGCGCTGGAATTGAGAGTCTGCTGCTTCGAGGTTGCACTGTTAGAAATAGCGACCATGCTGTCGGCTTTGTGGTGTATGCGG GCCATGAAACAAAGTCAATGCTGAACAACAATGGGCCAAGATACAAACGCAGCAAACTGGAGCGGAAACTGAACGTGGACGTCATCTTTTGCGTCATTCTGCTCTTCGCCATGTGTCTCGTCGGAGCACTAG GTCACTTCTTTTGGCGGCAGGCACTACCTGGCGTGCCCCCTTACCTAGTGCCCAGTAGCAACGGCCAAGTGGACAATCCCAGTCTGTCCAGCTTCTACATGTTCTTCAGCATGATCATCCTTCTGCAG GTTCTGATCCCAATCTCCCTCTACGTTTCCATTGAGCTGGTGAAGATTGGCCAGATCTTCTTTATTACGCAAGACATCGACCTGTACGATGAGGAGACAGACAGCCGAATACAGTGTAAAGCTCTGAACATTACGGAGGACCTAGGACAGATTGAGTACATCTTCTCCGACAAGACGGGCACGCTCACTGAGAACAAGATGGTGTTTCGACGTTGCTCCATCATGGGAACGGAGTACCCGCACAAAGAGAACG CCATCCGCTTGGCTGTTATTGATGAGCCAAAATCCGAAGAGGAGGTCATCTATACCCAGCAGCCACAACCCCCACAGAACGGATGGTCTCTGGATGCTGAGGCCAGCAGCCCCGAAGGCACTCATCGCCACCATGAAAGCAGACAAAAGAACAAGTTTGCGGGAAACGCCCAGAGCAACGTGGCCTTCAGCAGTCCACTG GAAACGGAGGTGATTCCAGACAGGAAGCTGCTCGGGCAGGTCAGCGTAGCAGAGAGTACGATTAGCAGCAGCAGTCAGAAGATGGATCCATACCTAGACTTTTTTCTGGCTCTTGCCATTTGCAACACGGTGgtggtttccatggcaacagctCGGAGACAGAGG ACGCATAAATATCCATCTTCCTTCCAGCCAACTAATCCACTGGATAATTTCTCCAACCTCTTGACGAAAGCAAGCTCTCTTCGCAACGTATTTGCCCCCAAAAGGGACCGATCCTTCTCAGATGCCTCTTTTAAAGAGGACGACCGCTTCAACCCCTTTCCGAAAGAGGATCGCTCGGAAGTTTTTTCATCACAGGGTCAGACGGTTGAATCCAACAGCCGAAATTATGAGGCCGAAAGTCCAGACGAGGCAGCTTTGGTGTATGCCGCCAAAGCGTACGGTTTCATTCTGCTTAGCCGCACCCCCGACAGCGTGACAGTGAGGCTGCCGTCGGGTCAAGTCCTGGTCTTTGAGGTGCTGGACACGCTGACCTTCGACTCCAACAGGAAAAGAATGTCCGTGCTGGTGCGCCATCCCATCACCAAAGAGTGTGTGCTGTACACCAAGGGTGCAGACTACTCAATCATGGAGTTGCTCGGAGCACCATATGCCG AGCATCTCAATGGAAATCAGAAGACTGTCGTAGCAGATACTCAGTATCACCTCGACTGCTATGCTAAAGAAGGGCTGCGCACGCTTTGCTTTACAAAGAAG GTTGTTAGCGCCCAAGACTACAACGTATGGTCCGTGAGCAGACAGAGCGCTATGGCCGCCATCGACGGCAGAGAGCAGCTCATTATGGACACCGCTGTGGAGCTGGAGACAAATCTCACCCTGCTGG GGGCGACAGGCATTGAGGACCGTCTGCAGGAGAGCGTTCCAGACACCATCCTGGCGCTGCGGGAAGCAGGGATCAAGGTGTGGGTGCTGACTGGTGACAAGTTGGAAACGGCCGTCAACATTGGCTACGCCTGCCAACTGTTGGAAGACGAAGACCTGGTGATTAACATGAGCTGTAAAAATAAG CTTGTATGCACTTCCATCCTGGATTCCACTCTGGAAGAGGTGCGGAGGTATGAAAACGACCCTCGTAATGTGGACACCACGCCAGACATCTCTCTGGTGATCGATGGACACACCTTGGCCATGCTTCTGTCCAAGGATCTGCACGACCGTTTTGTAGAGCTGGCAAAGCGCTGCCGCTCCGTGCTCTGCTGTCGGGTCACGCCCTTGCAGAAGAGCGGCGTGGTGAAGCTCATCAGGGAGAAGCTCAAAGTCATGACTCTAGCTGTTG GTGACGGTGCCAATGATGTTAACATGATCCAAGCAGCCGATATTGGGATCGGGATTGCCGGTCAGGAGGGGATGCAG GCAGTCATGGCGAGTGACTTTGCTATCTCTCGCTTCAAACATCTTAAAAAGCTCCTGCTGGTTCACGGACACTGGTGCTACACTCGCTTGGCCAATATGATCATTTACTTCTTCTATAAGAATTTG GCCAATGTCAACCTGCTCTTCTGGTATCAGTTCTTTTGTGGCTTCACAGCAACGGCCATGCTGGACTATTGGCTGCTGATTTTCTTCAACCTCTTCTTCACCTCCGCACCCCCCATCATGTTTGGGATCATGGACAGAGACGTTTCGGCAGAAGTGCTGCTCGGGGTTCCTGAACTCTATAGAACTGGACAAGGTGCAGGG GAATATCGTTTTTGCACCTTCTGGGTTTCCATGCTTGATGCCTTCTACCAGAGTCTCGTATGCTTCTTCATTCCATACTTG GTTTATAAAGATTTGGACGTTGACGTTTTCACATTTGGAATGCCTTTGAATGCAGTTTCTTTAATTACCATCCTGCTGCATCTGTCAATAGAGATCAAATCCTGG ACTGTGGTTCATTGGATCATCATGCTGGGCAGTGTTGCCGTGTCCTTCATCCTGACGCTGTCATTTACCTCTTGTATTACCTGCAATTCATACTGGACGCTCCAGAAGCAACTGGCAGACCCCATTTTCTACCTTATCTGCATCATCACAACAGTGGTGGCCCTACTGCCCAG GTACACGTTTCACGTGATGAGGAACTCGATCGCCCCCTCCCCGATTGTGCAAGCCAGGCATCTGGACCGCCTGGATGCGTCCACAAAGGAAGTGTGGATCAAAGAGTGGAGGGGCTACAGGGGCGCAGGGGCGGTTAAACGCTCCAAGCTCTCCGCTCCACCCTCTCCCAACAATCCTCGGACCCCAACTTCCCCTGATTACTTAGAGAACGACATCACACTAACGTCATTCAAAATATGA
- the atp10b gene encoding phospholipid-transporting ATPase VB isoform X1 produces the protein MAWWNPLTRIRDALTGQRVRENDLRRLVSNLPYEGLGKMKQPNRHFPGNSIKTTKYTLLFFIPLNLFEQFHRLANIYFVGLAILNFVPVVNAFEPEVALIPICVILSLTALKDAWEDFRRYQSDKKLNNMPCFIYSRKDKQFVERRWKDARVGDFVKALCNEIVPADLLLLHTSDRNGMCHIETSNLDGETNLKERKVVPGLCVTEPDFEPESFNSVVVCEKPNSNLNYFKCYVEKPNEEKVGAGIESLLLRGCTVRNSDHAVGFVVYAGHETKSMLNNNGPRYKRSKLERKLNVDVIFCVILLFAMCLVGALGHFFWRQALPGVPPYLVPSSNGQVDNPSLSSFYMFFSMIILLQVLIPISLYVSIELVKIGQIFFITQDIDLYDEETDSRIQCKALNITEDLGQIEYIFSDKTGTLTENKMVFRRCSIMGTEYPHKENAIRLAVIDEPKSEEEVIYTQQPQPPQNGWSLDAEASSPEGTHRHHESRQKNKFAGNAQSNVAFSSPLETEVIPDRKLLGQVSVAESTISSSSQKMDPYLDFFLALAICNTVVVSMATARRQRTHKYPSSFQPTNPLDNFSNLLTKASSLRNVFAPKRDRSFSDASFKEDDRFNPFPKEDRSEVFSSQGQTVESNSRNYEAESPDEAALVYAAKAYGFILLSRTPDSVTVRLPSGQVLVFEVLDTLTFDSNRKRMSVLVRHPITKECVLYTKGADYSIMELLGAPYAEHLNGNQKTVVADTQYHLDCYAKEGLRTLCFTKKVVSAQDYNVWSVSRQSAMAAIDGREQLIMDTAVELETNLTLLGATGIEDRLQESVPDTILALREAGIKVWVLTGDKLETAVNIGYACQLLEDEDLVINMSCKNKLVCTSILDSTLEEVRRYENDPRNVDTTPDISLVIDGHTLAMLLSKDLHDRFVELAKRCRSVLCCRVTPLQKSGVVKLIREKLKVMTLAVGDGANDVNMIQAADIGIGIAGQEGMQAVMASDFAISRFKHLKKLLLVHGHWCYTRLANMIIYFFYKNLANVNLLFWYQFFCGFTATAMLDYWLLIFFNLFFTSAPPIMFGIMDRDVSAEVLLGVPELYRTGQGAGEYRFCTFWVSMLDAFYQSLVCFFIPYLVYKDLDVDVFTFGMPLNAVSLITILLHLSIEIKSWTVVHWIIMLGSVAVSFILTLSFTSCITCNSYWTLQKQLADPIFYLICIITTVVALLPRYTFHVMRNSIAPSPIVQARHLDRLDASTKEVWIKEWRGYRGAGAVKRSKLSAPPSPNNPRTPTSPDYLENDITLTSFKI, from the exons ATGGCTTGGTGGAACCCTCTGACCCGGATCAGGGACGCCCTGACGGGTCAAAGGGTACGAGAGAATGACCTTCGCCGCTTGGTATCCAATCTGCCTTATGAAGGCCTGGGGAAGATGAAGCAACCCAACCGCCACTTTCCCGGGAACTCTATCAAGACCACCAAATACACCCTCCTCTTCTTTATACCCCTCAACCTCTTTGAGCAGTTTCACCGTCTGGCAAACATCTACTTTGTGGGCCTGGCTATCCTCAACTTTGTGCCCGTGGTGAACGCCTTTGAGCCCGAGGTGGCGCTTATCCCCATCTGTGTCATTCTGTCCCTCACCGCCCTCAAAGACGCCTGGGAGGACTTCAGGAGGTACCAGTCGGACAAGAAGCTCAATAACATGCCGTGCTTCATCTACAGCAG AAAAGACAAGCAATTTGTGGAGCGGCGTTGGAAGGATGCGCGCGTGGGTGACTTTGTGAAGGCGCTTTGCAACGAAATCGTCCCTGCAGACCTACTGCTTCTGCACACATCAGACCGCAATGGGATGTGCCACATAGAGACGTCCAACCTGGATGGCGAGACCAACCTCAAAGAGAGAAAGGTGGTGCCCGGACTCTGCGTCACG GAGCCTGACTTTGAACCTGAAAGTTTCAACAGTGTTGTGGTATGCGAAAAGCCCAACAGCAATCTGAATTACTTCAAGTGTTATGT GGAGAAACCAAATGAAGAAAAAGTCGGCGCTGGAATTGAGAGTCTGCTGCTTCGAGGTTGCACTGTTAGAAATAGCGACCATGCTGTCGGCTTTGTGGTGTATGCGG GCCATGAAACAAAGTCAATGCTGAACAACAATGGGCCAAGATACAAACGCAGCAAACTGGAGCGGAAACTGAACGTGGACGTCATCTTTTGCGTCATTCTGCTCTTCGCCATGTGTCTCGTCGGAGCACTAG GTCACTTCTTTTGGCGGCAGGCACTACCTGGCGTGCCCCCTTACCTAGTGCCCAGTAGCAACGGCCAAGTGGACAATCCCAGTCTGTCCAGCTTCTACATGTTCTTCAGCATGATCATCCTTCTGCAG GTTCTGATCCCAATCTCCCTCTACGTTTCCATTGAGCTGGTGAAGATTGGCCAGATCTTCTTTATTACGCAAGACATCGACCTGTACGATGAGGAGACAGACAGCCGAATACAGTGTAAAGCTCTGAACATTACGGAGGACCTAGGACAGATTGAGTACATCTTCTCCGACAAGACGGGCACGCTCACTGAGAACAAGATGGTGTTTCGACGTTGCTCCATCATGGGAACGGAGTACCCGCACAAAGAGAACG CCATCCGCTTGGCTGTTATTGATGAGCCAAAATCCGAAGAGGAGGTCATCTATACCCAGCAGCCACAACCCCCACAGAACGGATGGTCTCTGGATGCTGAGGCCAGCAGCCCCGAAGGCACTCATCGCCACCATGAAAGCAGACAAAAGAACAAGTTTGCGGGAAACGCCCAGAGCAACGTGGCCTTCAGCAGTCCACTG GAAACGGAGGTGATTCCAGACAGGAAGCTGCTCGGGCAGGTCAGCGTAGCAGAGAGTACGATTAGCAGCAGCAGTCAGAAGATGGATCCATACCTAGACTTTTTTCTGGCTCTTGCCATTTGCAACACGGTGgtggtttccatggcaacagctCGGAGACAGAGG ACGCATAAATATCCATCTTCCTTCCAGCCAACTAATCCACTGGATAATTTCTCCAACCTCTTGACGAAAGCAAGCTCTCTTCGCAACGTATTTGCCCCCAAAAGGGACCGATCCTTCTCAGATGCCTCTTTTAAAGAGGACGACCGCTTCAACCCCTTTCCGAAAGAGGATCGCTCGGAAGTTTTTTCATCACAGGGTCAGACGGTTGAATCCAACAGCCGAAATTATGAGGCCGAAAGTCCAGACGAGGCAGCTTTGGTGTATGCCGCCAAAGCGTACGGTTTCATTCTGCTTAGCCGCACCCCCGACAGCGTGACAGTGAGGCTGCCGTCGGGTCAAGTCCTGGTCTTTGAGGTGCTGGACACGCTGACCTTCGACTCCAACAGGAAAAGAATGTCCGTGCTGGTGCGCCATCCCATCACCAAAGAGTGTGTGCTGTACACCAAGGGTGCAGACTACTCAATCATGGAGTTGCTCGGAGCACCATATGCCG AGCATCTCAATGGAAATCAGAAGACTGTCGTAGCAGATACTCAGTATCACCTCGACTGCTATGCTAAAGAAGGGCTGCGCACGCTTTGCTTTACAAAGAAG GTTGTTAGCGCCCAAGACTACAACGTATGGTCCGTGAGCAGACAGAGCGCTATGGCCGCCATCGACGGCAGAGAGCAGCTCATTATGGACACCGCTGTGGAGCTGGAGACAAATCTCACCCTGCTGG GGGCGACAGGCATTGAGGACCGTCTGCAGGAGAGCGTTCCAGACACCATCCTGGCGCTGCGGGAAGCAGGGATCAAGGTGTGGGTGCTGACTGGTGACAAGTTGGAAACGGCCGTCAACATTGGCTACGCCTGCCAACTGTTGGAAGACGAAGACCTGGTGATTAACATGAGCTGTAAAAATAAG CTTGTATGCACTTCCATCCTGGATTCCACTCTGGAAGAGGTGCGGAGGTATGAAAACGACCCTCGTAATGTGGACACCACGCCAGACATCTCTCTGGTGATCGATGGACACACCTTGGCCATGCTTCTGTCCAAGGATCTGCACGACCGTTTTGTAGAGCTGGCAAAGCGCTGCCGCTCCGTGCTCTGCTGTCGGGTCACGCCCTTGCAGAAGAGCGGCGTGGTGAAGCTCATCAGGGAGAAGCTCAAAGTCATGACTCTAGCTGTTG GTGACGGTGCCAATGATGTTAACATGATCCAAGCAGCCGATATTGGGATCGGGATTGCCGGTCAGGAGGGGATGCAG GCAGTCATGGCGAGTGACTTTGCTATCTCTCGCTTCAAACATCTTAAAAAGCTCCTGCTGGTTCACGGACACTGGTGCTACACTCGCTTGGCCAATATGATCATTTACTTCTTCTATAAGAATTTG GCCAATGTCAACCTGCTCTTCTGGTATCAGTTCTTTTGTGGCTTCACAGCAACGGCCATGCTGGACTATTGGCTGCTGATTTTCTTCAACCTCTTCTTCACCTCCGCACCCCCCATCATGTTTGGGATCATGGACAGAGACGTTTCGGCAGAAGTGCTGCTCGGGGTTCCTGAACTCTATAGAACTGGACAAGGTGCAGGG GAATATCGTTTTTGCACCTTCTGGGTTTCCATGCTTGATGCCTTCTACCAGAGTCTCGTATGCTTCTTCATTCCATACTTG GTTTATAAAGATTTGGACGTTGACGTTTTCACATTTGGAATGCCTTTGAATGCAGTTTCTTTAATTACCATCCTGCTGCATCTGTCAATAGAGATCAAATCCTGG ACTGTGGTTCATTGGATCATCATGCTGGGCAGTGTTGCCGTGTCCTTCATCCTGACGCTGTCATTTACCTCTTGTATTACCTGCAATTCATACTGGACGCTCCAGAAGCAACTGGCAGACCCCATTTTCTACCTTATCTGCATCATCACAACAGTGGTGGCCCTACTGCCCAG GTACACGTTTCACGTGATGAGGAACTCGATCGCCCCCTCCCCGATTGTGCAAGCCAGGCATCTGGACCGCCTGGATGCGTCCACAAAGGAAGTGTGGATCAAAGAGTGGAGGGGCTACAGGGGCGCAGGGGCGGTTAAACGCTCCAAGCTCTCCGCTCCACCCTCTCCCAACAATCCTCGGACCCCAACTTCCCCTGATTACTTAGAGAACGACATCACACTAACGTCATTCAAAATATGA
- the gabrb2a gene encoding gamma-aminobutyric acid receptor subunit beta-2a, which translates to MGRIRKNHFGILTFSLLVTFVWTQSVKDLKDPSNMPLVKETVDRLMNGYDIRLRPDFGGAPVAVGMNIDIASIDMVSEVNMDYTLTMYFQQAWRDKRLSYSEIAYNLTLDNRVADQLWVPDTYFLNDKKSFVHGVTVKNRMIRLHPDGTVLYGLRITTTAACMMDLRRYPLDEQNCTLEIESYGYTTDDIEFYWRGGEGAVSGVDRIELPQFSIVDYKLISTKVVFSTGSYPRLSLSFKLKRNIGYFILQTYMPSILITILSWVSFWINYDASAARVALGITTVLTMTTINTHLRETLPKIPYVKAIDMYLMGCFVFVFLALLEYAFVNYIFFGQGPQRQKKAAEKAATANNEKLRPDPNKWLVGNVVQRDDALYARMKQREIDAYDSMWDPIFVDDAALGLGEQRNKMTPDDNILFSTLEMKNEMGGAGDLSRGLGAPGDPRNTMLAYDSSTLQYRRAAMARQNYGHSALERHAQKKSRLRRRASQLKVNIPDLSDVNSIDKWSRMIFPTVFSFFNVVYWLYYVH; encoded by the exons ATGGGGAGGATCAGGAAAAACCACTTTGGGATTTTGACTTTTTCCCTGCTCGTCACTTTTGTCTGGACACAAAG CGTCAAGGATCTAAAAGATCCCAGCAACATGCCTCTGGTCAAAGAGACGGTGGACAGACTGATGAACGGATACGATATTCGATTGAGGCCCGATtttggag GTGCACCAGTGGCCGTGGGCATGAATATAGACATAGCCAGCATAGACATGGTGTCTGAAGTCAATATG GACTACACGTTGACCATGTACTTCCAACAAGCGTGGCGGGATAAGCGGCTCTCCTACTCCGAGATCGCCTACAACCTCACTCTGGACAACCGAGTGGCCGACCAACTGTGGGTCCCGGACACCTACTTCCTCAACGACAAGAAGTCCTTTGTGCACGGCGTCACCGTCAAGAACAGGATGATCCGCCTGCATCCCGACGGCACCGTGCTTTATGGACTCAG GATCACCACGACTGCAGCCTGCATGATGGACCTGCGCCGTTACCCTCTCGATGAACAAAACTGCACCCTGGAGATCGAAAGCT ATGGCTACACTACAGACGATATCGAGTTCTACTGGCGAGGAGGAGAAGGTGCGGTGTCTGGTGTCGACAGGATTGAGTTGCCACAGTTTTCCATCGTCGACTATAAACTCATCTCCACGAAGGTGGTCTTCTCCACAG GTTCTTATCCCCGCCTGTCCCTCAGCTTCAAACTGAAGAGGAACATCGGTTACTTCATCCTGCAGACATACATGCCTTCCATCCTGATTACCATCCTCTCATGGGTCTCCTTCTGGATCAACTACGATGCCTCTGCCGCCAGAGTGGCCCTGG GGATTACCACGGTGCTGACCATGACCACCATCAACACGCACTTGCGAGAGACGCTCCCTAAGATCCCTTATGTGAAGGCCATCGACATGTACCTGATGGGCTGCTTTGTGTTCGTCTTCCTCGCCCTGCTGGAGTACGCCTTTGTCAACTATATCTTCTTTGGCCAAGGCCCGCAGCGGCAGAAGAAAGCGGCTGAGAAGGCGGCCACGGCCAATAACGAGAAGCTTCGACCTGACCCCAACAAG TGGCTGGTGGGAAATGTAGTTCAGAGAGATGATGCTCTGTATGCCAGAATGAAACAGAGGGAAATTGACGCGTATGACTCGATGTGGGATCCCATCTTTGTGGACGATGCCGCATTAGGACTAGGCGAGCAAAGAAATAAG ATGACTCCCGACGACAACATCCTGTTCAGCACCTTGGAGATGAAGAACGAAATGGGTGGCGCTGGAGATCTGTCCCGGGGCCTGGGAGCGCCCGGAGACCCCCGCAACACTATGCTGGCCTACGACAGCTCCACGCTTCAGTACCGCAGGGCGGCCATGGCCCGCCAGAACTATGGCCACAGCGCCTTGGAGCGCCACGCTCAGAAGAAGTCGCGCCTACGGAGACGAGCCTCGCAGCTCAAGGTCAACATCCCGGACTTGTCCGACGTGAACTCGATTGATAAGTGGTCCAGGATGATCTTCCCCACCGTCTTCTCCTTCTTCAACGTGGTCTACTGGCTCTACTACGTCCATTAA